Proteins encoded by one window of Thermococcus sp. Bubb.Bath:
- a CDS encoding ArsR family transcriptional regulator — protein MSDEDLTREVQELKKTLEAMRASFEIVSQMAQSYLRLLNLYAEYGGLGVDVVIPEIKHDPIAREIVKILFDLRRANVSEIARELKGRRGKASRNTVRAKLEELEELGVVREIPAEGSRGKVYALSRDVIKKWLDLIGMPIRFEQTNDD, from the coding sequence AGTCCAGGAGCTCAAAAAGACCCTTGAAGCCATGAGGGCGAGCTTCGAGATCGTTTCTCAGATGGCCCAGTCCTACCTCCGGCTCCTCAACCTCTACGCAGAGTATGGAGGGCTGGGGGTGGACGTCGTCATCCCAGAGATAAAGCACGACCCCATAGCGAGGGAGATCGTGAAGATACTCTTCGACCTCAGGAGGGCGAACGTGAGCGAGATCGCAAGAGAACTCAAGGGAAGGCGCGGAAAGGCCTCACGCAACACCGTGAGGGCAAAGCTTGAGGAACTGGAGGAACTTGGAGTCGTGAGGGAAATTCCAGCAGAGGGAAGCAGGGGAAAGGTCTACGCGCTCTCCAGAGATGTGATCAAGAAGTGGTTAGACCTGATCGGAATGCCAATTAGGTTTGAGCAGACTAATGATGATTGA